A stretch of Flexivirga aerilata DNA encodes these proteins:
- a CDS encoding glycosyltransferase, with amino-acid sequence MTASEATTRLGVTDAVLLAHAMAARLAHQNEIRVLFVKGPLAARQGVRDRLASGDADVLVEPNSYKQFLGLLMDKGWRERPAREAPRFFNLHSTSLFHPQWPCDIDVHHEYPGLFAPIEQTFDVLWSRRDNHLIGGVQVPTPRAIDMAVIVAAHSGRNSADPRSAAELSQVAAYARACPERIDELLSAAVEFRAVSALSPLWSRLEIESPEPDLTPAEAEAWTLLTRGPANSTAFHWLVAFRRASLTGKLKILMALAIDIVRNPDIGVPPGNNPSRISRLRHGWKTLKRMEKNSASSTPANTQRTILHVTECYAGGVRRAIDMIASTSGDTHHLFWNDPDGEIIDIPKWFSSERRMPQGQLSRIRATRRAIREIQPDIIHAHSSWAGAYTRILPASAPIIYEPHSYKFDDSALSGLMQFIFRCAERLLLLNTEMTVVLSPHEEALTRRLSPRAATVRLPNAPSLGPVARGEPAPGPEDRTPTHVLMVGRAVPQKDPEFFASVAQLVRSTRPDIRFRWLGAGPTSAIDALTASGVEVSGWLTSEELERELTSHPAIYLHTAKYEGFPISVLDAASVGLPLLVRSIDAFDGVPLDRAGTTPAEAASAVVRLVDDKERRLAACARGARLLEEMNPHRQRKLISELYLSIGAQPR; translated from the coding sequence ATGACTGCATCGGAGGCGACCACCCGTCTAGGTGTTACTGACGCCGTACTGCTTGCGCACGCGATGGCCGCTCGCCTTGCACATCAAAATGAAATCCGAGTGCTCTTCGTGAAGGGTCCGCTCGCAGCACGTCAAGGAGTTCGAGATCGCCTGGCATCAGGCGACGCGGATGTGCTTGTCGAACCCAATTCATACAAGCAGTTTCTCGGCCTGCTCATGGACAAGGGGTGGAGAGAGCGACCAGCGCGCGAGGCACCCCGATTTTTCAACCTGCACTCGACCTCGCTGTTTCATCCGCAGTGGCCATGTGACATCGACGTCCATCACGAGTATCCGGGGTTGTTCGCACCAATCGAGCAGACCTTCGACGTGCTCTGGAGCAGGCGTGACAACCACCTCATCGGCGGGGTTCAGGTACCCACGCCTCGGGCAATCGACATGGCGGTCATCGTCGCCGCACACAGCGGCCGCAACTCGGCTGACCCACGAAGCGCCGCCGAGCTCTCACAGGTCGCGGCTTACGCGCGGGCGTGCCCAGAGCGAATCGATGAACTGTTGTCAGCCGCGGTCGAATTCAGAGCAGTCTCGGCGCTTTCCCCACTCTGGAGTCGCTTGGAGATCGAATCACCCGAACCTGATCTCACGCCCGCCGAGGCGGAGGCTTGGACACTCTTGACCCGCGGGCCCGCTAACTCAACGGCGTTTCATTGGCTGGTAGCATTTCGGCGCGCATCCCTCACGGGCAAGCTGAAAATTCTAATGGCCCTCGCTATTGACATCGTCCGCAACCCGGACATCGGAGTCCCTCCAGGAAACAATCCGAGCCGGATCAGCCGATTGCGCCATGGCTGGAAGACGCTCAAACGCATGGAGAAAAATTCTGCCTCATCGACTCCTGCGAATACGCAGCGAACGATTCTACATGTGACGGAGTGTTACGCCGGGGGCGTTCGACGCGCGATTGACATGATTGCCTCAACAAGCGGCGACACCCACCACTTGTTTTGGAATGACCCGGACGGGGAGATCATCGACATCCCCAAATGGTTCTCGAGCGAACGCCGTATGCCACAGGGGCAGCTTTCGCGGATACGTGCGACCCGGAGAGCAATACGTGAGATCCAGCCGGATATCATTCACGCGCACTCAAGCTGGGCCGGCGCCTACACCCGCATCCTGCCAGCATCGGCGCCCATAATCTACGAGCCGCACAGCTACAAATTCGACGACTCCGCCCTTAGCGGGCTCATGCAGTTCATCTTTCGTTGTGCCGAACGCCTACTTCTTCTCAATACAGAGATGACAGTTGTGTTGTCCCCTCACGAGGAAGCACTGACCCGCAGGCTGTCGCCACGCGCTGCCACGGTCCGCCTGCCGAACGCGCCAAGTCTCGGCCCAGTGGCCAGAGGCGAGCCCGCCCCTGGCCCGGAGGACCGCACTCCGACACACGTGCTCATGGTCGGGAGGGCAGTCCCACAGAAGGACCCCGAATTCTTCGCCTCCGTCGCCCAACTCGTGCGAAGTACACGCCCGGACATTAGGTTTAGGTGGCTCGGTGCAGGTCCGACCAGCGCCATCGACGCGCTGACGGCGTCAGGTGTTGAGGTGTCCGGGTGGCTCACATCCGAGGAACTGGAGCGAGAACTTACCTCCCACCCCGCCATCTACCTGCACACGGCGAAATATGAAGGCTTCCCAATCAGCGTTCTCGACGCCGCCTCGGTCGGCCTGCCGTTACTGGTCCGGTCGATTGACGCGTTTGACGGGGTGCCGCTTGATCGAGCAGGAACTACGCCTGCCGAGGCAGCGTCTGCCGTGGTGCGTTTGGTTGACGACAAAGAGAGGCGCCTGGCGGCATGCGCGAGAGGGGCACGCCTCCTTGAGGAAATGAATCCTCACCGTCAGCGCAAGTTGATATCAGAACTCTATCTCTCCATAGGAGCCCAGCCGCGATGA
- a CDS encoding glycosyltransferase family 4 protein, which produces MKVLFPERILKRHVGGNTTYTREIASRIEREGVEVSTIPSASHPVLTMARESTYGIRARADTIIHFSADTGALFPVRRSIATVHGVASRWIDVARTPRQEWIWRTRVQRNIRSTTALITVSESAADDVSSVFHVDRESIHVIPHGIDVRAFDGRHKLSTEVADKIPSEFVLYVGNIEPRKNLSPLIQAFSGSLLRSLGIPLVIAGKPAWNYDSTMRAITSSQDVIYLGFVSDEDRAALMQECTLFAFPSLYEGFGFPVLEAMAAGAPVATSRRGSLAEVAGPSWQLDELTAESLEMEIVSALNDRSWRSEAPNEGRAWASQFSWDRSVEAHMRVYRQVLRCE; this is translated from the coding sequence ATGAAGGTGCTCTTCCCTGAGCGAATACTGAAGCGTCACGTCGGCGGAAACACCACGTACACTCGCGAAATCGCGTCCCGAATCGAACGGGAAGGCGTAGAAGTCTCGACCATCCCGTCCGCGAGCCATCCCGTCCTGACCATGGCCAGAGAGTCGACGTACGGGATACGCGCTCGAGCCGACACAATTATCCATTTCTCCGCAGACACTGGCGCCCTGTTTCCTGTGCGGCGGTCTATAGCCACGGTCCATGGCGTTGCGAGCCGGTGGATCGATGTCGCCCGCACGCCGCGTCAGGAGTGGATATGGCGCACCAGAGTCCAGCGCAATATCCGTAGCACGACTGCGCTGATCACGGTTTCTGAGTCCGCCGCAGACGATGTCAGTAGCGTCTTTCACGTGGATCGGGAATCTATCCACGTAATTCCTCACGGGATCGATGTCCGGGCCTTCGACGGCCGACACAAGTTAAGCACCGAGGTTGCGGACAAAATACCCTCAGAATTCGTCCTCTACGTAGGCAACATCGAGCCGCGCAAGAACCTAAGTCCGCTCATTCAGGCCTTTAGTGGAAGTTTATTGAGGTCGCTCGGGATTCCACTCGTTATCGCCGGGAAACCTGCATGGAATTACGACTCAACCATGCGCGCAATAACAAGTTCGCAAGACGTAATATATTTGGGCTTCGTATCCGACGAAGACCGCGCCGCCCTCATGCAAGAATGCACGCTATTTGCGTTTCCGAGCCTATATGAGGGTTTTGGGTTTCCTGTTCTCGAGGCAATGGCGGCCGGCGCGCCGGTGGCGACGAGCCGACGAGGCTCGCTCGCGGAGGTTGCGGGGCCCTCGTGGCAACTCGATGAGCTAACCGCCGAGTCTCTGGAAATGGAAATCGTGTCGGCGCTCAACGACAGGTCATGGCGATCTGAAGCCCCAAACGAGGGCAGAGCCTGGGCGAGCCAGTTCAGCTGGGACCGGAGTGTCGAGGCTCATATGCGCGTCTACCGTCAGGTCTTGCGATGCGAGTAG